Below is a window of Nerophis lumbriciformis linkage group LG20, RoL_Nlum_v2.1, whole genome shotgun sequence DNA.
gaaggagctgagccggaaggcaaagctctcaatttaccggtcgatctacgttcccatcctcacctatggtcatgagctttgggttatgaccgaaaggacaagatcacgggtacaagcggccgaaatgagtttcctccgccgggtggcggggctctcccttagagatagggtgagaagctctgtcatccggggggagctcaaagtaaagccggtgctcctccacatcgagaggagccagatgaggtggttcgggcatctggtcaggatgccacccgagcgcctccctagggaggtgtttagggcatgtctgaccggtaggaggccacgaggaagacccaggacatgttgggaagactatgtctcccggctggcctgggaacgcctcgggatcccccggtaggagctggacgaagtggctggggagagggaagtctgggcttccctgcttaggctgctgcccccgcgacccgacctcggataagcggaagaagatggatggatggatggacgtaagagactagacgtataagatttcatgggatttagtgattaggagtgacagattgtttggtaaacgtatagcatgttctatatgttatagttatttgaatgactcttaccataatatgttacgttaacataccaggcacgttctcagttgtttatttatgcctcatataacgtacacttattcagcctgttcactattctttattcctcttaaattgcatttcaaatgtctaatcttggtgttggcttttatcaaataaatttccccaaaaaatgcgacttgtactccagtgcgacttatatatggttttttccttctttattatgcattttcggcaggtgcgacttatactccgaaaaatacggtatatttatcatacatattcTTATTAATTTCACAATTACGATGTTCCTAATAGATTGCCAAGTCACCCTATCTACGCCAGCCAAACGTGGCTTTAAAggggaatttttggggaaatgttgccaattgttcacaatcataatgaaagacattacgacaaatgtatttttttaatgcattttaaattctattctgcctatgaagcccttaaaaaacatccaaacacctccattaagatgATGTcagcatatatataatgtagtaacgggcacatttataataacatttaatatttatgtattttgatcattttaagcatgttaatttaaaaaatgcatcactatgttagctttttttttttttaaactacatcaCTAATTACTACTCAGTGCAAACTTtataagagccaacaaacataatgaataatcacgtactgtacaaggtctgctgtcattaggatgcagactgctaggatgttataaattcccatttagatgaagaatgactcgtaatcctcacaaagaaaaggggggtggaaccaagcgtcttttcgtgtcgttctcgccatttccaggttctaaattggctgtcaaaatgtaccaacttgttggaatatgtccttgttcttctactatccaggtgagaggcatgatttatgatctacaataaagtttgacgagcaaggaagcagctgatcagtcgatcatgtcaacattggcacgcaagctggtgatcacggcgccgctataaatagtttctgttttagcgcttataataacaatatcactaatacttgtttaatattcaagtcacgaaatgtaaacattgtattgtttggcgctttttggatgtttttttatgggGTTTTATAGACGAATTATAGGGCTGTAAGCAtacttttatttacatgttagaacgcattaaaaaaatacatgtctttcataataattgtgaacgatatgcaaaattccaaaaaaaaggtcagttcccctttaagtgttgagTGAGTCATGTGACTTAGTGTCACGCTTTGGCCGTGATTGGGtggttttatttacaaaaaacaaaagaaaatagtGCACGTAAATGTTTTAGGGCGAACTTAAATAATTCTctggaacaacaacaaaaatggagaGCAGCTTTTTGTTTGTAGCTACAAGGTTGTCCTTTTTTTCTTCACAGAAAATTGGTGGAGGTCTTCAATGGAGCTTCAGTTTTTTTCGTCGGAGTACATCTCCTCAATTTTGTCTTTGTACATGTTGACGACAATAGGCCTCCTCAGCTTCATGGTGGGccctgcatgcacacacacacacacacacacacacacacacacacacacacacacacacacacagagacagaaaGAAAGACGTAAACATTCCACCCGAAACTCAGTGTGATTTGATCTGCTTTAGAAAGCTGCTGGAATGTCGCCTGGAATGCCATGACCTTGATTGGAAGCTGATGAGGCCACGAAGGGCTGCGTTCCAGAAATGGTAAAAAAATAGTCTTTGGTTAtaacttttgcaaaaataaagtgcTCTACCTGGTTTCAACCAGCGGAGGCACTACCGGTTCAGGCTTTACGAGGTCGTGGTCTAAAGAAAATGTCACTGTGGCCTGTTTACAACAGTGGCCCCATACCCTTGGTCCGGGGACCAGTAGCAGTGTGACGCGTTTGCTAACGAGCCGCCCAGAAACATAAATTAATTTATAACTGACCGCATTTTCTTTGACATAACTATCGTCTGTCccgctagaccaggggtgctcattacgtcgatcgcgatctaccggtcgatctcggagggtgtgtcagtcgatcaccagccaggcattaaaaaaatagtcctaaaaatgagcgatcataaatcttcactatgacgtcactttcgtcacttgattgacattcacggcacccgagggtcttctgagatgacgctggctgctgccagctcattaaaattaccgactggaaggcgagaaacactttatttcaacagactctggcgccgtacctgtcgtcaaaactccaaagaccgactgcacagttgcacaataaaagctgtgcttcatcctgcctgcgctaccaaaataagagtctcagaaagctgacgtgcacaagctagcaagctacggagtttgccgacaatgtatttcttgtaaagtgtatacaaaggagtacggaagctggacaaataagatgccaaaaaccaaccactttcatgtggtatttgacagaaaggaggactttttttctcctgcattcgaaaatgcggacgttatcatcaccactgtctgattccaatcaatgcaagtcatcagaatcaggtaatacaccaacttatattcttgtcttcatgaaagaaaggaatctatttgtgttaaacatgcttgtattatctttaaccacctttaacttgttaacaatattaactatatgtgttaaacatgcttgtattatctttaaacacctttaagttgttaacaatattaactatatgtgttaaacatgcttgtattatctttaaccacctttaacttgttaacaatattaactatatgtgttaaacatgcttgttttatctttaaccacatttaagttgttaacaatattaactatttgtgttaaacatgcttgtattatctttaaccacctttaacttgttaacaatatcaactatatgtgttaaacatgcttgccttatctttaaacacctttaacttgttaacaatattaactatatggattaaacatacttgtattatcattaaacacctttaatgtattaacaatattaactatatgtgttaaacatgcttgcattatcattaaacacctttaacttgttaacaaaaacatatatttcataaataagtaaatataaatgatatatatgaatgaggtagatccccacgacttgatcaattgaaaagtagctcgcctgcagaaaaagtgtgagcacccctgaaatACACAGACTCagatataataatacaaataaaataacatgCAGACCCATATAGAAGAGTAGGTTGGTGCATGACCTTAGCTCAGGACACATCGAGAAGAAAGTCATCATAGTAgttaaatcaatcaattaatgtttatttatgtagccctaaatcacaagtgtctcaaagggctgcacaagccacaacgacatccgcggtacagagcccacataagggcaaggaaaaactcacaacccagtgggacgtcgatgtgaatgactatgagaaaccttggagaggaccgcatatgtcttTTTTGAATGctgggggaacagtgccagaggaaagtgatacgtttataatatttagcactgatgggcctaataatacaaaaagctccttgataagtttcccaggaagtgggtcaagtaaacatgtttgttttatcccgTTTACACGccgtaacaattcctctaatgttatttcatcaaaaagagagagactattttggagagcAGTATCCATcgtatatactcctccccccctaaccccgcctcctggccgCGCCCCCACcacacccccatctcccgaattcggaggtctcaaggttggcaagtatgcctcccaAGGCGGTCGCTCTCTGGACTTTACAGCGGCCAACTTCAGGACCCAGGACCGAGTGCTTCCGAGTGATGGAGCCCCCTTCTTTCCCGGTAACACATCCATCCTGTCAGGTCATCCGCAGACACCCAGGTGTGTCAATTGACAGTCAAGAAGGAAAGAGTCGGGTAGGAAAGCTAGGAAAAAACGTTCACCCCCCAGCCTCAGTGGTGAAAAACTGAAAAGTACTGAAGACTCTTGTTGACAAAGACGGTGAGGAGGGGAGAGTCACCTCCTATCTTTGCAACCTGAGCCAAACTTTGGATTTTGTGAAGCGTTCCACCCCTACTAAGACTTCAAAGACTTCTGCCTAAATATCTCAAGATCTCTGTGCAAAAGAGGATTGATATAGGTGCCACACCCCTGCTCACACTCACCGAGCTCCCCTCCAGGAATGGAGAAGTCTTTTCCCAGGATGACAAACTTTTGGACCTTCTGTGCGTTTGACGTGGCCTTGGCGTTGACACGCTCCATGCCTTCTTGGATGGCCTTGTAGACAGCTGGCTCCTTGTTGTCCATGATCTCGGACACCTTGGTGGCACTCACGCCAGTCTCTCGGCTGAATGTTATGGCCTCGTCGGTCAGCTGATCCGTTGGTTCGCCGTTTTCATTCACAGCACACTATGGCAGCAGACAATGAGTTCACTTTTTGAAACTATTCTAATTCCTGGAGTTATCAGCTTCACCAGCGGGCTCGCACTTACCTTGAGCGTGAGCAGCATGGAGAGGAACTTGCGTCTGTCGCCGATCAACATGGCGTTGCTGATGATGCCTACCTCAGCCTTCATTAAGTCCTCGATGGGCACAGGCGCCACGTTCTCACCTCCTGCTGTGATGATTATCTCTGTGGTTggaggccaaacaaacacatcatcatcatcacctgtTAAAcgggtttttttatttttcatcagaCCACTGAGAAGTAGTCGTAATATTTAAACCTCTTTCTCATTGAATaagttgtttttctgaaaaatttaTTCACAAAGAAGTACAGATTCATTCTCGCAAAAATGTGACTTGTCTTTTTATATTCTGATTTTGTTCCtgtaatattaaatgttattcttATAGACTTCAGAATATCCAAATGACATAATATATACAATTtagatttgttttaaaaaaaattcagatttgtgtttgttttttaaatttggtTTCTTTATTCCAATAACCACTCTAttcttaaaaatattattttttcatgaTATATTCATAGCTTTATTCAGTGAATATTTATACTTTTATCATCAAGTAACATGTTTCTTAATTCACAAAGTTACTTTCAGTCTTCCGAAAAATTCTAACTTTCTCTCAATTATTTTTGTAAAAGATTGGCTCTATTCTAAAGCTGtcaaataataaatgtttttaatttgattATTCATGAtaaatcgcgattaatcacagatGATTACTGTTATAATTAAATTTTGCTAAAGAAAAGACCCAaacatttgtacacaaatgcaaattTACTGTCAGAAGGTCATTTAGGAAGgttttaaacgttttacttgaatgcatgtcatttatttgcataaAACTTGGTCACAGTTTTATCTGAAGTTCTtccaggctgtattttggagtgaaatttgccagcgagcaccattattgccaaccctcccgaattttccgggagactcccgaatttcagagcctctccccaaaatctcccgggacaaccattctctcgaatttctcccgatttccagccggacttaaggcacgccccctccaggtccatgcggacctgagtgaggacagcctgtcgtcacgtccgttggcaagcacaccagtcggagtcttctcactaatttttgtattgacATATCTTtggatctgatcactgaccgcgAGCGGTGTGGTAAAAGAGTTTGTACGGTGAAAATAAATGAtacatacatcatacttgccaaccctcacaatttttccgggagactcccgaatttcagtgcccctcccgaaaatctcccggggcaaccattctcccgaatttctcccggttTTCACCTAGACGACATTATTGAGGGTgtaccgtgatggcactgcctttagcatcctctacaacccgccgtcgctttttctccatacaaacagcgtgccggcacagtcacgtgttgtatgcggcttccacgtaagtgactgcaaagcatacctgatcaacagccatacaagtcacactgaggccatataaacaactttaacactgttacaaatatgcgccacactgtgaacccacaccaaacaagaatgacaaacacatttcgggagaacatccgcactgtaacataacataaacacaacagaacaaatacccagaaccccttactgccctaactcttccgggctacaatatacaccccccgctaccaccaaaccccaccccccatctcccgaattcggaggtctcaaggttggcaagtatgacatacatgatgattaTAATACATGATTAGTCTGAGcatgtacatgattaatgcgatagttttttgtgattaatcacaagttaacttGGTAATTTTGACAACTGTACTTTAGTCACATAGTATTTTGACTTAGTTcacttaaaattgtgacttttttcataaaactaTATCCAGGTGATATAATAACTATATTCTTAGTTGTCTGTCTTCACAGTGGCCTtgatcaaaaatacaaataataatgcaGTAAAAAGTATTGTAATTACATTACTTGGGTTGTCACCTTTAATCCTCCCTGTGATGAACAGAAAGTTTTGCGCAACCTTTCCCACGTCGCCAGAGTGCAGCCATCCGTCCTGGTCCAATGCCTCATTTGTTTGGTCAGGCTTGTTTAGGTAGCCCATGAAGATGTTCCTCCCCCAGAAACAGATCTCTCCGTTTCCTTTGTCTTCTTTGTCTAGCTTCACCTTGCAGCCTGCCATTGCCTTCCCGCAGCTAGGAGGGCAGTTAAAAAAGAGTTAGCTTGTTTTGACAATAGGACAAAAACACCACATAAGTCAAAAAGAATGTGAGATGGTTCACAAATAGTTAGTGTGGACGTGAATTCACGCTTATTTACGAAGTTAAAATAGAAAAATCCTTGCGTCATACTTCTTTTCCAAAATCCTTTGATATTAAATGCTAACAAACATGCGGAACTATTGTTTACATGTTGTTTGGAATAATTTTTAAGGGAAAAATCTGTTATTGTGGTTCAAATACGTCCAAGATGGAGCTTATATGCTGACCTGCCGATCTGGTAGTCCGAATTTGTGGAGATGGTGTGTGGACCAGTGCTTTCACTCATGCCGTAAAGTTCCATCAATGGCATGTTGAGACTCATAAAATAATCCAGTGTGCCTTTGGAGATGGGGGCCGAGCCTGTAAACAAAGTCCTGCAGCGCCCAAGGCCCAGGGCAGCTTGCACCTTCTTGAAGACCACTTGGTTAGCCAGCATGAAGCCCCATGGAACACGATTTTCCCTGTCACCACAAATATTTGAATAATAAAGACAGGAATATACTGTACAGTGCTAGAAAGGCAGGCATGTCATTTGGGTCACTTGCTGAATTGGTCTGAAATCCCAAGGTATTTGAAAGATACCAAACCAAGAGCATGTCTTTCGTCTCACCCCTTCATGGCACTGTAGTTGTACTGCAATCCGATGGACTTGGCCCAGTCGGCCACACTCTTCTTTAGCGGAGACACCTTGGCTCCGGCAGCCTTCATTTTCTCCTGCATCTTCTCCCAAATGCGAGGAACTCCAAGGAACGAGGTGGGAGACACCTCTTTCAGCGTTGTTACCAATGAGCCCTTTAGGGAAAATCACATCTTGGTCAAGAACATTTCCGAACCATTTGGACAACATTGGCTAACCACACCTTGAGGGCATCCGGCTCTGCGAAATAGGTGGTGGCTCCAAACCTCATGGTTATGTACATGTCATTGACTTGTGCCGCCACGTGGCTGAGCGGTAGATAACTGACCACAATCTCCTCAGCGTATTTCAGGTTGACCTGTATTCCTGCTCTTTGGGCTGTCCATGTGAGCTACACACAAGGAAAGTACAAGTTGttagttgtttttgaactgaagCATGGAGACATATTGATAAACCTCTGCCAGGAGTTCCTCAAATCAACCCCGTTGTCCAACAAGAAGGACAGTTCCACTATCTCGACTGGGTTGAATTAAAAAAGACCTCCTGCCTGAGTCCAGCCTTGAAGGGTGAGCTCATTTCCAGTCCTCGTATCTGTGATCTTGATTTTTGGTCACTACCTTTAAAGACCCTATGACTGTGGACACTACATCCGTCCTTCTGTATATCTCAAGATTCCTATTTTtctcactcttgaacaagaccgAAAGGTATTTGAATTTATCCGCTTGAGTCAGAACTCCAGTCCCGACTCAGAGagcacactccacccttttccaagtGGCAGTTAGGGCCACAGATTTAAAACTACAGTGTCTCATCTTAATCCAGATAATAGAGAAGGTTACAGCTTGACAACGCCATCTGGACCATGTCACCTCCAAGGAGCAGAGAGTGGAACATAAAGCCACCCAGCGGGACGCCCTCTACAATTTAAAAGCACCTACAAGTTCTGTCCATAAAGACGACAGTGTCTTCTGTTAACAACCGTCATTGCAAATGCGTACCGAAGTCCTGCTTAGAATGGACAGGAACTGAGTATGTTAGTCCCATAGGTGGAGCACGGTTTGAAATCCAAGTCCACAAAGTTATGGATGGACTGGTTGGAAAAACTGGTCCAGGGATTCAGGAAATTATATTCTGGATTCTCCTGTACTCTGGAATAAACTTTCCCAAAATGCTAAATCCCGTGATCCCATTGTAGTTTGAACATAGCCCCAGCTCTTGAAAAGTACTACCAGccatcagttttttttaaagacaaatacAGCATTCTTTGTCAAAAATCAAAAAGACCAGTCACTCACGTTGTCGTGGCTCAACATGACTCCTTTTGGGGGCCCAGTGGCTCCTGACGTATAGATGAGGGTGCAGCATTCGTTAGCACGAAGACTGTTGATAGAATCGTCTAGGTCCTTGTCAGGGACATCCTCGCCCAGCTTCATGAAGTCTGCCCACTGAAGTAAAAGTGCATGTGAAACCGTTAAAGACCATGCCTGCATCCTCTTAAGAAACTGCAACCGTACCGTATAGAGGGATGGTAGTTGTTGCTGCAGCTCGCCTTTGTATTGGACGATTGCTTTAAGATGTGGCAGCTCATTTTGGATCTGTGGAAACAGATCAGTTAACAGGCGGGGTTGAGTCTGTGCCAGACCGCCATTGAGATCATACAAGCATTCCACACCTGCAGGATTTTATCAAGCTGCTTTTGGTTCTCCACGACCAGGATGTTGGCTTCTGAGTTTCGAGCGACATCCAGACAAGCTGGAGGTGTGTTGGTGGTGTAAATACCTGTTGCCAGGCCCCTGAAACACACATCGGGTCATTCAAGTAAGCAGATCGTAAAGAAACAGGACAATAACCTTAAGATTCATCAGTAatgtatataatttaatataGTCATGTCATCTTGATAGTCATCTAACTGTCTAAGCAATGTAACAACATAGGGTTTTGATGTAAGCGATAAAATGTAGGGCCAAAAGATGTCAAGTCACTGTACACAGGTGCATTGTTGCACCTGCAAACAACACCTGTTGTTCAGTTTCTAGAGCCTTACCCGGCGAAAATGCAGCCCATGTCTGCGATGAACCACTCGGGGGCATTGAACCCCAGGATCCCCACACCATGGTATCGTTCCAGGCCCAGCTGAGAGAAGTCACAGAAGCATTTTTAATGGCACTTACGACACTTTGCCTCCGTTACTTTTGACCTACATCAAGTTTCGTAAGCTGTTTGTGGCACAAACACAGCCTTGAAACGGGATCTGTAATGCAAGCTGTAGATAACACACACCCATGAACAGTATTAGATTCCCTTGAGAGATGATGGTGATAGTTTAGGTGTAGCTCAGTAGGTTCTGGGCGGCCAGAATTCCCTGAATTGTTCTTCATTTCAAAGCAGCAAACAGGAAAAACAGAATTAAAATGCTGTTATTATATACAGCATAGATATTGAGTGAGTGTGACAGAGTGTTCTGATGCGATCCAGGTCATCTTACAGTAGTTTGTAATCCGTgtctataaataaatactaagtaaataaatacttataacacAATAGAATACAATATGTCTGACCGGTTGAGGGAACATGCAGGTGAGCTGGCGTCTGTCTGGTAGCTGTGTTGCTTACAAGCACGACAAAAGCGATTGACACTTGATAacatactatgtgtgtgtgtgtgtgcacagttTCATACGGAATCTTAACGTTAGTTAATTCAGACGCTACAATTTCATTAGCAATTCTCAGTAGTTTAGTACTTCAATTCATTGTTGGCTTAAGAAGCGGTTTCATTTACTTAAAGTCAGTGAATCCAACTTAACGTTTTGTAAACACCTAGCATACCTTGCATACCGTACGTGTCTTGGAGGAATAGGCTATTTCAAGTATTCAATTAGTTTACAACGAGTTGTGGTCAATACTAAAGACTTAAGTCTTCAATAAAGTCAACTTACGAGTTTTCATTAACATTGAAGACTAAAAAAATCAAAGAATGTGGGGGCTATAttgatatttgttttattttctaaaaaGGCTACAGTGTTACCACAATTATCACAGGGGTTATGTGCGAGGTGAAATTCTGCAAATTAGGGAGGCTATTAATTTTATATGCATTTAAAGTCTTTATAAATCATCCacacagcttttacacacacttcaTATGCTCCTAAAACACTCTAAAACCTACAACATTTTAATAGGAATGCTATTTCAAAATCCGCAATTCACCGAGACCAAAGTAAGGAGTGACGATGGAAGTttacatatttaaagacaaagctttgtgtaATTATTAGTTGTAAGTATCAACAATTGAGGTTTTGATCCTAGGCTgcatttttgacacccctgagttgagagcaggggtcggcaactttcggctccggagccgcatgcggctctttgatcactctgat
It encodes the following:
- the LOC133619396 gene encoding long-chain-fatty-acid--CoA ligase ACSBG2-like, which gives rise to MGDAALSNMAAAHVTSMPHHNGDPLAFSSLTIDTALAPRRGTHEAGAQEGPKPEPKAIPLRPQVAATTALAPAEQLWTTSRDKAVRLRMEDTGPAAETPLTVHQAFLETVQSFGDHPALAHKDDGQWVTLSWRQYYEQCRAAAKSFLKLGLERYHGVGILGFNAPEWFIADMGCIFAGGLATGIYTTNTPPACLDVARNSEANILVVENQKQLDKILQIQNELPHLKAIVQYKGELQQQLPSLYTWADFMKLGEDVPDKDLDDSINSLRANECCTLIYTSGATGPPKGVMLSHDNLTWTAQRAGIQVNLKYAEEIVVSYLPLSHVAAQVNDMYITMRFGATTYFAEPDALKGSLVTTLKEVSPTSFLGVPRIWEKMQEKMKAAGAKVSPLKKSVADWAKSIGLQYNYSAMKGENRVPWGFMLANQVVFKKVQAALGLGRCRTLFTGSAPISKGTLDYFMSLNMPLMELYGMSESTGPHTISTNSDYQIGSCGKAMAGCKVKLDKEDKGNGEICFWGRNIFMGYLNKPDQTNEALDQDGWLHSGDVGKVAQNFLFITGRIKEIIITAGGENVAPVPIEDLMKAEVGIISNAMLIGDRRKFLSMLLTLKCAVNENGEPTDQLTDEAITFSRETGVSATKVSEIMDNKEPAVYKAIQEGMERVNAKATSNAQKVQKFVILGKDFSIPGGELGPTMKLRRPIVVNMYKDKIEEMYSDEKN